A single genomic interval of Shewanella halotolerans harbors:
- the hldE gene encoding bifunctional D-glycero-beta-D-manno-heptose-7-phosphate kinase/D-glycero-beta-D-manno-heptose 1-phosphate adenylyltransferase HldE — MKISLPAFEKANVLVVGDVMLDRYWSGPTGRISPEAPVPVVRVNQIEDRPGGAANVALNIATLGGQVSLAGIVGEDETAAALTQGIEALGVVPKWHTVAELPTITKLRVMSRNQQLIRLDFEEAYPAEQSQALLASAEKELDKVAVVVLSDYAKGAIDKPEAFIAKAKAKGVKVLVDPKGSDFSRYRGATLLTPNMSEFEQVVGKVADEADLVAKAKELLKEFDFEALLVTRSEKGMTLITADATELHIPTVAHEVYDVTGAGDTVISALATSLAVGCELPVACALANTAAGIVVGKLGTSTVSRIELITALNLSHGESGYGVVSEDQLAYALEQAKLKGERVVMTNGCFDILHAGHVSYLQQARALGDRLIVAVNDDDSVKRLKGDGRPVNKLERRMAVLAGLASVDWVVPFSEDTPQRIISRLLPNKLVKGGDYSVEDIAGGKEVIAAGGSVEVLGFEDGVSTTAIIENIMAKQ; from the coding sequence ATGAAGATTTCTCTGCCAGCTTTCGAAAAAGCAAACGTTCTGGTCGTCGGTGATGTGATGTTAGACAGATACTGGAGCGGTCCTACGGGGCGCATTTCGCCCGAGGCGCCTGTGCCCGTGGTACGAGTGAATCAAATTGAAGACAGACCCGGCGGGGCGGCCAACGTTGCCTTGAATATCGCCACCCTGGGCGGTCAGGTGAGCCTGGCGGGCATAGTGGGTGAGGATGAAACCGCAGCGGCCCTGACCCAGGGCATAGAGGCGCTTGGCGTCGTGCCTAAGTGGCACACTGTGGCCGAGCTACCCACCATCACCAAGCTCAGGGTGATGTCGCGCAATCAGCAGCTGATTCGCCTCGATTTCGAGGAGGCCTATCCGGCCGAGCAGAGTCAGGCACTGCTGGCGAGCGCCGAGAAAGAGCTGGATAAGGTAGCCGTGGTTGTGCTGTCCGATTATGCCAAGGGCGCCATCGACAAGCCCGAGGCTTTCATCGCCAAGGCCAAGGCTAAGGGAGTCAAGGTGCTGGTGGACCCTAAGGGCAGTGACTTTTCCCGTTATCGCGGCGCGACCTTGCTGACGCCTAACATGAGCGAGTTCGAACAGGTGGTCGGTAAGGTTGCCGACGAGGCGGATCTGGTGGCTAAAGCCAAGGAGCTCCTCAAAGAGTTCGACTTCGAGGCCCTGCTGGTGACGCGCTCCGAGAAGGGGATGACGCTGATCACCGCTGATGCCACCGAGCTGCATATTCCGACCGTTGCCCACGAGGTCTATGACGTGACCGGCGCCGGTGACACAGTGATCTCGGCCCTGGCCACCTCGCTGGCGGTAGGTTGTGAGCTGCCAGTGGCCTGCGCCCTGGCCAACACGGCCGCGGGCATAGTCGTCGGCAAGCTGGGCACCTCAACCGTGAGCCGTATCGAGCTGATTACAGCGCTTAATCTGAGTCATGGCGAGAGTGGCTACGGGGTGGTCAGCGAAGATCAACTGGCCTATGCCCTGGAGCAGGCCAAGCTGAAGGGCGAGCGCGTGGTGATGACTAACGGCTGTTTCGACATTCTCCATGCCGGCCATGTGAGTTACCTGCAACAGGCGAGGGCGCTGGGTGACAGGCTTATCGTGGCGGTTAACGATGACGACTCGGTGAAGCGCCTTAAGGGCGATGGCCGTCCGGTCAACAAGCTGGAGCGCCGCATGGCTGTGCTGGCGGGTCTGGCCTCGGTCGACTGGGTGGTGCCATTTAGCGAAGACACGCCGCAGCGCATCATCTCCAGACTACTACCTAACAAGCTGGTGAAGGGCGGCGACTATAGTGTCGAGGATATCGCCGGTGGCAAAGAGGTGATCGCGGCTGGTGGCAGCGTCGAGGTGCTGGGCTTCGAAGATGGCGTCTCTACCACGGCCATCATAGAAAACATCATGGCTAAGCAGTGA
- a CDS encoding NAD(P) transhydrogenase subunit alpha — translation MEILLLLTLFVVAVFLGVELITKVPPTLHTPLMSGSNAISGISLVGALLAAGSGAGLWVNVLGFVAVVLATINVVGGYMVTNRMLAMFKRK, via the coding sequence ATGGAAATTTTATTACTACTGACCCTGTTCGTGGTGGCAGTATTCCTTGGGGTTGAGCTGATCACTAAGGTGCCGCCGACCCTGCACACGCCGCTGATGTCGGGCTCAAACGCCATCTCGGGGATCTCCCTGGTCGGCGCCCTACTCGCAGCAGGTTCAGGTGCGGGACTCTGGGTCAATGTGCTGGGCTTTGTTGCCGTAGTACTGGCCACCATCAACGTTGTGGGTGGCTACATGGTCACCAACCGTATGCTTGCCATGTTTAAGAGGAAATAA
- a CDS encoding Re/Si-specific NAD(P)(+) transhydrogenase subunit alpha, whose protein sequence is MKLGLPKESHADEKRVALIPANVTRLIKKNLQILVESGAGLAAGFSDQAYQEAGAIIANRDEVLGANIITLVNLKGEQFEEIKAKAKPQQLFIGMMDPLAQPENAAALAETGTSALALELVPRITRAQSMDILSSMATIAGYKAVLLAAHEAPRMFPMMMTAAGTLKPARAFIMGVGVAGLQACATAKRLGAVVEAYDIRPAAREQILSVGAKPVELDLETENTETKGGYAAEQSDDFLKRQQQAMANVLAQQDIVITTAAIPGRKAPVLITKEMVDAMKPGTVIVDLAAETGGNCELTELDQTVVHNGVTILGPSNVPGSAATHASQMYGTNIENLLKLIVDDEGQLNLDFEDEIVRDTVVAHQGEVANARLRDLLSLPPLAATEEAQ, encoded by the coding sequence GTGAAACTAGGTCTACCTAAAGAGAGCCATGCCGATGAAAAACGCGTTGCGTTGATCCCGGCCAATGTGACTCGGTTAATCAAAAAAAACCTCCAAATTCTCGTGGAGAGCGGAGCGGGTCTCGCTGCGGGCTTTAGCGATCAAGCCTATCAGGAAGCTGGAGCCATTATTGCCAACAGAGACGAGGTACTCGGCGCCAATATCATCACCCTGGTCAACCTCAAGGGTGAGCAGTTCGAGGAGATCAAGGCCAAGGCGAAGCCCCAGCAGCTGTTTATCGGCATGATGGATCCCCTGGCGCAACCGGAAAATGCCGCCGCCCTGGCCGAAACAGGTACCAGCGCCTTGGCACTTGAGCTGGTACCAAGGATCACCCGCGCCCAGAGCATGGATATTCTCTCCTCCATGGCGACCATCGCCGGTTACAAGGCCGTGCTGCTGGCCGCCCATGAGGCGCCGCGCATGTTCCCTATGATGATGACGGCCGCAGGTACGCTCAAACCCGCCCGCGCCTTCATCATGGGCGTCGGGGTCGCCGGCCTACAGGCCTGTGCCACCGCCAAGCGCTTGGGCGCCGTGGTAGAAGCCTATGATATTCGCCCAGCCGCCCGGGAGCAGATCCTCTCGGTAGGTGCCAAACCGGTTGAACTGGATCTGGAAACCGAGAACACAGAAACCAAGGGTGGCTACGCCGCCGAGCAGAGCGATGACTTCCTCAAGCGTCAGCAGCAGGCGATGGCCAATGTGCTGGCCCAGCAGGATATCGTCATCACCACGGCCGCCATCCCGGGCCGCAAGGCGCCCGTGCTGATCACCAAGGAGATGGTGGATGCCATGAAACCTGGCACGGTTATCGTCGACCTTGCCGCCGAAACCGGTGGTAACTGTGAGCTGACGGAGCTGGACCAAACCGTTGTCCACAACGGCGTTACCATACTAGGGCCATCAAATGTGCCCGGCAGCGCAGCGACCCACGCCAGCCAGATGTATGGCACCAACATAGAGAACCTGCTCAAGCTGATCGTCGACGATGAAGGCCAGTTAAACCTGGATTTCGAGGACGAGATTGTCCGCGACACAGTCGTGGCCCATCAGGGTGAGGTGGCTAACGCCAGATTACGTGATCTGTTATCACTGCCGCCACTTGCGGCAACAGAGGAGGCTCAATAA
- a CDS encoding NAD(P)(+) transhydrogenase (Re/Si-specific) subunit beta has product MSMTIIYLAYLVAASLFILGIKGLTKPRTAVRGNQLSALGMFIAVVVTLLDKSILSYEWIIAGILLGGAIGAVMATKIQVTAMPQMVALLNGFGGGASLFIALASFLDPDSATHVVALISIGLTVLIGSVTLSGSFVAFAKLQELISGNPIRVPGNKFINASLLIAALVLTVAVVTTPSNPTFIYALVAVSLLLGLFLVVPIGGADMPVVIALLNSYSGIAAATTGFITGNTVLIVSGSLVGASGIILTQIMCKAMNRSLFNVLFGVMAEGGETVDADEVYAGKVTSSSPEEVAMLLETAERVVIVPGYGLAMAQAQHAVRELASVLEARGAQVLYAIHPVAGRMPGHMNVLLAEAEVPYEQLIEMDEINPQFEQTDVAIVIGANDVTNPMAREDKGSPIYGMPILNVDKARTVVVVKRSLSPGFAGLPNPLFARDNALMLFGDGKKAIVDLTQSLKEAD; this is encoded by the coding sequence ATGAGTATGACGATTATCTATCTCGCCTACCTTGTGGCTGCGAGTCTGTTTATTTTAGGGATCAAGGGGCTGACCAAGCCGCGCACCGCGGTGCGTGGTAACCAGTTGTCGGCCCTGGGTATGTTTATCGCCGTGGTGGTGACTCTGCTGGATAAGAGTATCTTAAGCTATGAGTGGATCATCGCCGGTATCTTGCTGGGTGGTGCCATAGGCGCCGTGATGGCCACCAAGATCCAGGTGACTGCCATGCCGCAGATGGTGGCCCTGCTTAATGGTTTCGGTGGCGGCGCCTCGCTGTTTATCGCCCTGGCGAGCTTCCTGGATCCCGATTCGGCGACTCATGTGGTGGCGCTGATCTCAATCGGTCTGACCGTGCTCATCGGCTCAGTCACCCTGTCGGGCTCCTTCGTGGCGTTCGCTAAGTTGCAGGAGCTGATCTCGGGCAATCCAATCCGGGTGCCGGGCAACAAGTTTATCAACGCCAGCCTGTTGATCGCCGCCTTGGTGCTGACGGTTGCCGTGGTCACCACACCAAGCAATCCGACCTTCATCTACGCCTTGGTCGCCGTATCGTTATTACTGGGTCTCTTCCTGGTGGTGCCTATCGGCGGCGCCGACATGCCAGTGGTTATCGCTCTGCTGAACTCCTACTCGGGGATCGCGGCGGCCACCACAGGTTTTATCACGGGCAATACAGTACTGATCGTCTCGGGTTCTCTGGTTGGCGCCTCGGGCATCATCCTGACCCAGATCATGTGTAAGGCGATGAACCGCTCGCTGTTTAACGTACTCTTCGGCGTCATGGCCGAAGGTGGCGAGACGGTAGATGCCGACGAAGTCTATGCCGGTAAGGTGACCTCCTCCTCGCCGGAAGAGGTAGCTATGCTGCTGGAAACCGCAGAGCGCGTGGTGATCGTTCCAGGTTATGGTCTGGCGATGGCCCAGGCGCAACATGCGGTGCGCGAGTTGGCCTCGGTACTGGAGGCGCGCGGCGCCCAGGTGCTGTACGCTATCCACCCGGTTGCCGGTCGTATGCCTGGCCACATGAACGTGCTGCTGGCCGAGGCCGAGGTGCCCTATGAGCAGCTGATCGAGATGGATGAGATCAACCCTCAGTTCGAGCAGACAGATGTGGCCATCGTCATCGGTGCCAACGACGTAACCAACCCTATGGCGCGTGAAGACAAAGGCAGCCCTATCTACGGCATGCCTATTCTCAACGTCGACAAGGCCCGTACTGTGGTGGTGGTCAAGCGCTCACTCAGCCCGGGCTTCGCCGGCCTGCCTAATCCGCTGTTTGCCAGGGACAACGCCCTGATGTTGTTTGGCGATGGTAAGAAGGCGATTGTCGATCTGACTCAATCCCTCAAAGAAGCGGACTAA
- the norR gene encoding nitric oxide reductase transcriptional regulator NorR codes for MALSQTQLTRMALDITSGLSNHDRFSRLLDTIRESMQCDAAALLEFKGQQFTPLAINGLSPDVLGRRFVLHEHPRLEAIARAGDVVRFPADSDLPDPYDGLIPNQGDNLTVHACIGLPLLADGSLIGAVTIDGFDPDQFKSFTNEQLRGISAIASASLNNALLIDKLEKQALQAQWDKGDSTSQSKEGTKEIIGQSQVMNNLKQEIAVVAPTDLNVLIMGETGTGKELVAHEIHQGSMRASQPLVYLNCAALPESVAESELFGHVKGAFTGAVSNRSGKFEMADKGSLFLDEIGELPLTLQAKLLRVLQYGDLQRVGDDRSLKVDVRIIAATNKNLKNEVLAGRFRADLYHRLSVFPLIAPPLREREQDITLLSGFFVERCRQQLGLQTLRLSPTSLAMLECYQWPGNVRELEHSIYRAAILARAQSSGSNGLINPEHFEFANQAPRAVQSSGKTLAPQFSGSLKQATEAFQADYIRQTLSQHDNNWAATARDLEVDSGNLHRLAKRIGLK; via the coding sequence ATGGCATTAAGTCAAACCCAATTAACGCGGATGGCGTTAGATATCACCTCGGGATTGTCCAATCATGACAGGTTCTCACGCCTGCTCGACACCATCAGGGAAAGCATGCAGTGCGACGCCGCCGCGCTGCTGGAGTTTAAGGGTCAGCAGTTTACCCCATTGGCCATCAACGGCCTAAGCCCAGATGTACTGGGCCGCCGCTTCGTGCTCCATGAACACCCAAGGCTCGAGGCGATTGCCCGCGCCGGTGACGTGGTGCGCTTTCCCGCCGACAGCGATCTGCCCGATCCTTACGACGGCCTGATCCCCAATCAGGGGGACAACCTCACGGTACACGCCTGTATCGGCCTGCCGCTGCTGGCCGATGGCAGCCTGATAGGCGCCGTCACCATAGACGGCTTCGATCCGGATCAGTTCAAGTCTTTCACCAACGAGCAGCTGCGGGGGATCAGCGCCATCGCCTCGGCGTCGCTCAACAACGCCCTGCTGATCGATAAGCTGGAGAAGCAGGCGCTGCAGGCCCAATGGGACAAGGGCGACAGCACTAGCCAGAGTAAGGAAGGCACCAAGGAGATCATCGGCCAGTCACAGGTGATGAACAACCTCAAGCAGGAGATCGCCGTGGTGGCGCCGACGGATCTCAACGTGCTCATCATGGGCGAGACAGGCACAGGTAAGGAGTTGGTCGCCCATGAGATCCACCAGGGATCCATGCGCGCCAGCCAGCCGCTGGTCTACCTCAACTGCGCCGCCCTGCCCGAATCTGTGGCCGAGAGTGAGCTGTTTGGTCATGTCAAAGGGGCCTTTACCGGCGCCGTCAGCAATCGCAGCGGTAAGTTCGAGATGGCCGATAAGGGCTCGCTGTTTCTCGATGAGATAGGCGAGCTGCCGCTGACCCTACAGGCCAAGCTGCTGAGGGTACTGCAATATGGCGATCTGCAAAGAGTCGGCGACGATCGCAGCCTCAAGGTGGATGTGAGGATCATCGCCGCCACCAACAAGAATCTGAAAAACGAGGTGCTGGCGGGACGTTTTCGCGCCGACCTCTACCACAGACTCAGCGTCTTCCCGCTGATCGCGCCGCCACTGAGAGAACGTGAGCAGGACATTACCCTGCTGAGCGGCTTCTTCGTCGAGCGCTGCCGTCAGCAACTAGGGCTACAGACCCTAAGGCTCAGCCCGACCAGTCTTGCCATGCTGGAGTGCTACCAATGGCCCGGCAACGTCAGGGAACTGGAGCACAGCATCTACCGAGCAGCCATTCTGGCGAGGGCTCAGTCGTCCGGCAGTAACGGCCTCATCAACCCCGAGCATTTCGAGTTCGCCAACCAGGCACCGCGCGCCGTCCAAAGTAGCGGCAAAACCCTGGCACCGCAATTTAGCGGCAGCCTCAAGCAGGCGACCGAAGCCTTTCAGGCCGACTACATACGCCAAACCCTGAGCCAGCACGATAATAACTGGGCCGCCACCGCCAGGGATCTCGAGGTCGATTCGGGTAATTTACACCGCCTGGCAAAACGGATAGGGTTAAAATAA
- a CDS encoding M16 family metallopeptidase, whose amino-acid sequence MPSPTRYSLLACLLSLFGVSAMASEPSLETLAAPLYQLEQQLSRHELDNGLSLYLLPLPNKQSVALSSQFSVGSRNELEGESGYAHLFEHMLFKGSENAPGDSYGQTMSANSGYFNASTFFDATNYYVNLPSQALELALWLESDRFIRPQLSDETVRNQQQTVLEEMATTIDNQPYIRPAMNFLLNQVKGSPYGHAVIGSVDDVSAATPASLNRFHHDFYRPDAMQLAIVGDLPPQALSWVDKYFGSWQKPKRPLAHFSPLAVERQPVRGEIVDSRGPWPGLMLAWHTVGALHPDAAAITLVEDYLLQNRTSMLEQMNLKAPDTLLHYSVPLSMEHLGVMNLILVPRAKVSLDTLSQRITGMVDTLASQGVTPLELDQLKRRWLLTQLSKLDNDVSLANLLSASQLRDREHPLTAPWERIAAVTQEDIKRVTQHYLSPGYVRLDLLPPWYIRWGKTILEWLPEGLSDSLEEKVL is encoded by the coding sequence ATGCCAAGCCCAACACGCTATTCCCTGCTCGCCTGCCTGCTCAGCCTCTTTGGCGTGAGCGCCATGGCCAGCGAGCCCAGCCTGGAGACGCTGGCCGCGCCGCTTTATCAGCTGGAGCAGCAACTGAGCCGGCACGAACTGGATAACGGCCTGAGCCTCTATCTGCTGCCGCTGCCCAACAAGCAAAGCGTCGCCCTCTCCAGCCAGTTTTCGGTAGGCTCACGCAACGAGCTCGAGGGTGAGTCGGGTTACGCCCACCTGTTCGAGCATATGCTGTTCAAGGGCAGCGAAAATGCCCCGGGTGACAGCTATGGCCAGACCATGAGCGCCAACAGCGGCTATTTCAACGCCAGCACCTTCTTCGATGCCACCAACTACTATGTCAACCTCCCCAGTCAGGCGTTAGAGCTGGCACTCTGGCTCGAGTCGGACCGCTTCATCCGCCCCCAGCTCAGCGACGAGACGGTGCGCAATCAGCAACAAACCGTACTCGAGGAGATGGCCACCACCATAGACAATCAGCCCTATATCCGCCCGGCTATGAACTTTCTGCTCAATCAGGTAAAAGGCAGCCCCTATGGCCATGCGGTGATCGGCTCAGTTGACGATGTGTCGGCGGCCACGCCCGCCAGCCTGAATCGGTTTCACCATGACTTCTACCGCCCAGATGCCATGCAGCTGGCCATCGTCGGCGACTTGCCGCCGCAAGCTCTATCTTGGGTAGATAAGTACTTCGGCAGTTGGCAGAAACCCAAGCGTCCCCTGGCGCATTTCTCCCCGCTGGCCGTCGAGCGACAGCCGGTGCGAGGTGAGATAGTCGATAGTCGCGGCCCCTGGCCCGGGCTGATGTTGGCCTGGCACACGGTGGGCGCCCTGCATCCGGATGCCGCCGCCATCACCCTGGTCGAAGATTATCTGCTGCAAAACCGCACCAGCATGCTGGAGCAGATGAACCTCAAGGCGCCCGACACCCTACTGCATTACTCAGTCCCCCTCTCCATGGAGCATCTTGGCGTGATGAACCTGATCCTGGTGCCCAGAGCCAAGGTCTCCCTCGACACTCTCAGCCAACGCATCACTGGCATGGTGGATACTCTGGCAAGCCAGGGGGTAACGCCGCTCGAGCTCGATCAACTCAAACGCCGTTGGCTACTCACCCAGCTGAGCAAGCTAGACAATGATGTCAGCCTGGCCAATCTGCTCAGCGCCAGCCAACTTAGAGATAGAGAGCATCCCCTCACCGCCCCCTGGGAGCGCATTGCGGCGGTGACTCAAGAGGATATCAAACGGGTCACCCAGCACTATCTGAGCCCCGGGTATGTTCGCCTCGACCTGTTGCCGCCTTGGTATATTCGTTGGGGCAAGACGATATTAGAGTGGCTGCCCGAAGGCCTGTCCGATTCACTGGAGGAGAAGGTGCTATGA
- a CDS encoding nitric-oxide reductase large subunit: MNKQRLTAIALLIVLIASFSVLLSIGSQIYREKPPIPTAFTDVQGQPLFTQNDIERGQLVWRSMGGHQLGSIWGHGSYVAPDWTADWLHREAQAWLDITAKAQYGRSFNELDSIKKAGLEQSLRDDLRRNTLTTSANGEIRISLSETRIQAIGQVSDHYLSLFGDDPELSTLREQYAMKEGTVPDLERRQQLNAFLFWGAWAAITEREGQEYTYTNNWPFDPQLGNTPTSDNIVWSILSIVTLIAGIGALVWHHASGKHEELPKPAEQDPLFLKKPTASQKAVGKYFVTAVGLFLLQILLGGVTAHYAVEGQNFYGIPLSEILPYSVTRTWHTQLAVFWIATAWLGTGLYIAPALSGYEPKFQRLGVNVLWVALVVVVLGSMAGEWIGVQQYFDLDTNFLFGHQGYEYIDLGRVWQVLLLAGLLIWLTLVTAAMRPALKIQGEMRPVIWVLYASCVAIGLFYGAGLFMGKHTNLAIAEYWRWWVVHLWVEGFFETFATSVIALMLVRLGLIRARSANGAVLFATVIFLTGGLIGTLHHLYFTGTPTGVIAWGAIFSALEVVPLALIGFEAIESYRMRNASPWMIRYKWAIMFFVATAFWNLVGAGVLGFLINPPISLYFIQGLNTTATHGHAAFMGVYGMLGVGLMLFCLRGLTGNIQWSDKLLKGAFWSLNIGLAAMVFMSLLPVGLTQFFAVIENGYWFARSPEVIHSPLVETLVWMRVPGDVIFGAGGLFLGAFLFDIIRKAIGAKGTQAIADAPLSANA; this comes from the coding sequence ATGAATAAACAACGGCTAACGGCGATAGCACTCTTGATAGTACTTATCGCTTCCTTCTCTGTACTGCTGAGCATAGGCAGTCAGATCTATCGCGAAAAACCCCCAATCCCCACCGCCTTTACCGATGTGCAGGGTCAACCTCTGTTCACCCAAAACGATATAGAGCGTGGTCAACTGGTTTGGCGCTCTATGGGCGGACACCAGCTAGGCTCTATCTGGGGTCACGGCTCCTACGTCGCCCCAGACTGGACCGCCGACTGGCTACACCGTGAGGCGCAGGCCTGGTTAGATATCACCGCCAAGGCGCAGTATGGCAGAAGCTTCAACGAGCTGGACTCTATCAAGAAAGCTGGGCTCGAGCAGTCGCTACGTGACGACCTACGTCGAAACACCCTGACTACCTCGGCCAATGGCGAGATACGCATCAGCCTGTCTGAAACCCGTATTCAGGCCATCGGCCAGGTATCAGACCACTATCTGTCTCTGTTTGGCGACGATCCTGAGCTCTCAACTCTGCGCGAACAGTATGCGATGAAGGAAGGCACAGTGCCTGACCTTGAGCGTCGCCAACAGCTAAACGCCTTCCTCTTCTGGGGCGCCTGGGCCGCCATCACAGAGCGTGAAGGACAAGAGTATACCTACACCAACAACTGGCCTTTCGATCCGCAGCTAGGTAACACCCCGACCTCAGACAACATCGTCTGGTCTATCCTGAGTATCGTCACCCTTATCGCCGGTATCGGCGCCCTGGTATGGCACCACGCCTCAGGCAAGCATGAAGAGCTGCCTAAGCCAGCCGAGCAAGATCCTCTGTTCCTCAAGAAGCCTACCGCCTCACAGAAGGCCGTGGGTAAGTATTTCGTCACCGCAGTCGGCCTCTTCCTGCTGCAGATCCTCTTAGGGGGCGTGACGGCGCACTACGCGGTAGAAGGGCAAAACTTCTACGGCATCCCGCTATCAGAGATACTGCCCTACTCAGTCACCCGTACCTGGCATACCCAGCTAGCGGTATTCTGGATCGCCACCGCCTGGCTCGGCACAGGCCTCTACATAGCGCCTGCGCTATCGGGATATGAGCCTAAGTTCCAACGTCTGGGCGTCAACGTCCTCTGGGTAGCCCTGGTTGTCGTGGTACTGGGCTCTATGGCCGGTGAATGGATCGGCGTACAGCAATACTTCGACCTGGATACCAACTTCCTCTTCGGCCACCAAGGCTATGAATATATCGACCTCGGCCGTGTCTGGCAGGTACTGCTACTGGCTGGCCTGTTGATCTGGCTAACCCTGGTCACCGCCGCCATGCGCCCAGCCCTTAAGATTCAAGGCGAGATGCGCCCCGTGATCTGGGTACTTTACGCCTCGTGTGTCGCCATCGGCCTCTTCTACGGCGCCGGTCTCTTCATGGGCAAACACACCAACCTGGCCATCGCCGAATACTGGCGCTGGTGGGTAGTTCACCTATGGGTTGAAGGCTTCTTCGAGACCTTTGCGACCTCGGTGATCGCCCTGATGCTGGTGCGTCTGGGACTCATCCGTGCCCGCAGCGCCAACGGCGCCGTACTATTCGCCACGGTTATCTTCCTCACCGGTGGTCTTATCGGTACCCTGCACCACCTCTACTTCACAGGTACACCAACGGGTGTGATCGCCTGGGGCGCCATCTTCTCGGCACTGGAAGTGGTTCCGCTAGCCCTTATCGGCTTCGAAGCCATCGAGAGTTACCGTATGCGTAACGCCAGCCCTTGGATGATTCGCTACAAGTGGGCCATCATGTTCTTCGTGGCTACCGCCTTCTGGAACTTAGTAGGTGCGGGCGTACTGGGCTTCCTGATCAACCCACCTATCTCGCTCTACTTCATCCAGGGTCTGAACACCACTGCGACCCACGGCCACGCCGCCTTCATGGGTGTGTACGGCATGCTGGGTGTAGGCCTGATGCTCTTCTGTCTGCGCGGTCTGACAGGCAATATCCAGTGGAGCGACAAGCTGCTTAAGGGTGCCTTCTGGAGCCTGAATATCGGTCTGGCGGCCATGGTCTTCATGTCACTGCTGCCTGTGGGTCTGACCCAGTTCTTCGCCGTCATCGAGAACGGTTACTGGTTCGCCCGCTCACCAGAGGTGATCCACAGCCCACTGGTTGAAACCCTGGTATGGATGCGTGTCCCTGGTGACGTCATCTTCGGTGCAGGCGGCCTGTTCCTCGGCGCCTTCCTGTTCGACATCATCAGAAAAGCCATTGGCGCCAAGGGCACTCAAGCCATTGCCGATGCGCCACTGTCGGCCAACGCATAA
- a CDS encoding LpxL/LpxP family Kdo(2)-lipid IV(A) lauroyl/palmitoleoyl acyltransferase → MVENAQFSAQFFHPKYWLIWLGVGFMRLTQLLPLRAQMKLGQGIGRLAMAIAGSRVNTAKRNIALCFPEMSQADQQQLLTRNFEETGKAIFDIANAWWWSDERIQRHMTIKGQEHVEQTLAAGQGVILFAVHCLPLEMGARIFGQFQPGIGVYRPHNNPLMEYLQVKGRLRSNKGLVPKRDLRQMVRSLRNPDVIWYTADQDFGRSSAVFIPFFAVPEAATITGATTLAKLGKAKVLPFIVVRNEDDKGYTIEIQAPLEDFPGENELEDAKRGNRIIEEIIERSPAQYMWLHRRFKTRPNKDDPSLYR, encoded by the coding sequence GTGGTCGAAAACGCTCAATTCTCCGCTCAATTTTTCCATCCCAAGTATTGGCTCATCTGGTTAGGTGTCGGCTTTATGCGTCTGACCCAGCTGTTGCCCCTGCGGGCCCAGATGAAATTGGGACAGGGCATAGGCCGCCTGGCCATGGCGATAGCCGGCAGTCGCGTCAATACCGCCAAGCGCAACATAGCACTCTGTTTTCCCGAGATGAGCCAGGCCGACCAGCAGCAACTATTAACCCGCAACTTCGAAGAGACGGGCAAGGCTATATTCGACATCGCCAACGCCTGGTGGTGGAGTGACGAACGCATTCAGCGCCATATGACCATCAAGGGACAAGAACACGTAGAACAGACCCTGGCCGCCGGGCAGGGAGTGATCCTCTTCGCGGTGCACTGTCTGCCGCTGGAGATGGGCGCACGCATCTTCGGCCAGTTTCAGCCGGGCATAGGCGTCTACCGCCCCCACAATAATCCGCTGATGGAATACCTTCAGGTAAAGGGACGTCTGCGCTCCAACAAGGGACTGGTGCCCAAGCGGGATCTCAGACAGATGGTGCGCAGTCTGCGTAACCCCGATGTGATCTGGTATACGGCGGATCAGGATTTCGGCCGTTCCAGCGCCGTCTTTATCCCCTTCTTCGCCGTGCCTGAGGCCGCGACTATCACGGGTGCCACCACCCTAGCCAAACTGGGCAAGGCCAAGGTGCTGCCTTTCATTGTGGTGCGCAATGAAGATGACAAGGGTTACACCATAGAGATACAAGCGCCGCTGGAAGACTTCCCCGGCGAGAACGAGCTGGAAGATGCCAAGCGGGGGAACCGCATCATAGAAGAGATCATCGAACGCAGCCCAGCGCAATACATGTGGCTGCATAGACGCTTCAAGACCCGTCCCAATAAGGATGACCCGTCGCTCTATCGCTAG